A genomic region of Raphanus sativus cultivar WK10039 chromosome 6, ASM80110v3, whole genome shotgun sequence contains the following coding sequences:
- the LOC108813576 gene encoding 65-kDa microtubule-associated protein 7, which yields MLEIGSPTSLCFRTNTTCNALLRELQKIWVDIGESDAEKDRMLMELEKECLEIYRRKVDEAANSKAQLHQSLVSIEAEVASIMAALGVLNIHSPIKEKGSKSLKEKLGYVRPLLEDLSLQRDERVKQFVDVKAQIEKMSGEISGYNKNAMIASLTLDDDDQDLTLRRLNEYQTHLRSLQKEKADRLNKVLDYVNEVHALCGVLGVDFCQTVSEVHPSLHRTNHELSTNISDTTLNGLQHMIEKLKTERRLRFQKLKDVVGSLLELWNLMDTPQEERMKFARVSSVVRSPESDATEPNILSTETIEQVSAEVDRFNKLKSSRMKELVMKRRSELENLCRLAHIEPDTSTSLEKSTALIDSGLVDPSELLANMEAQIKRIKEEAQSRKEIIDRIDRWLSACEEENWLEEYNQDENRYSAGRGGHVNLKHAERARVTVNKIPSMVDNLIKKTLLWEDQTHKSFLYDGVRLVSILEDYKLTRKQQEEEKKRYRDQKKMQDLLLNRRESIYGSKPSPRRSNSIRKVNGYSSGNVSMPPTPRRNSAGTANSDVMMTPRSYSGHHHHGQNGYFKEVRKLSTAPLNFVAIPKEDSVSTYTYSEPDSPLHN from the exons ATGCTTGAGATTGGAAGCCCCACTAGTCTCTGTTTCCGTACAAACACTACTTGCAATGCTCTGCTTCGAGAGCTTCAG AAGATATGGGTTGATATTGGTGAGAGTGATGCTGAGAAAGACCGGATGCTAATGGAGTTGGAGAAGGAGTGTCTAGAAATCTACAGAAGAAAAGTTGATGAAGCTGCAAATTCTAAGGCACAGCTTCATCAGTCACTTGTATCAATTGAAGCTGAGGTTGCTTCTATAATGGCTGCTCTTGGAGTCTTGAACATCCATTCACCG ATCAAAGAGAAAGGTTCAAAATCATTGAAAGAAAAGCTTGGCTATGTGAGGCCTCTGCTTGAGGATCTGAGTCTTCAGAGAGATGAAAGAGTGAAGCAGTTTGTGGATGTAAAGGCGCAGATTGAGAAGATGAGCGGTGAAATCTCTGGTTACAACAAGAATGCCATGATTGCTTCTTTGactcttgatgatgatgatcaagaCTTGACTCTTCGGAGACTTAATGAGTATCAAACACATCTCCGCTCGCTCCAGAAGGAGAAG GCGGATCGTCTAAACAAGGTGTTGGATTATGTGAATGAGGTGCACGCTCTATGCGGTGTTCTTGGAGTTGACTTTTGTCAGACTGTTAGTGAGGTTCACCCGAGCTTACATAGGACTAACCACGAGCTGTCTACAAACATCAGCGATACTACTTTGAATGGTCTACAGCACATGATTGAAAAGCTGAAAACTGAGAGGAGACTCCGCTTTCAAAAG ttgaAGGATGTAGTGGGGTCACTTTTGGAGCTATGGAATCTAATGGACACACCTCAAGAAGAGAGAATGAAATTTGCAAGAGTCAGTTCTGTTGTGAGATCACCTGAATCTGATGCCACAGAGCCAAACATCCTTTCTACTGAAACAATTGAACAg GTATCTGCAGAAGTAGACCGTTTCAACAAGCTGAAATCTAGTAGAATGAAGGAGCTGGTGATGAAAAGAAGGTCTGAGTTAGAGAATCTTTGCAGATTGGCTCACATTGAACCTGACACAAGCACATCTCTCGAGAAATCAACTGCTTTGATTGATTCTG GGTTAGTGGACCCTTCAGAGCTTCTTGCTAACATGGAAGCGCAGATAAAGAGAATCAAAGAAGAGGCACAGAGCCGGAAAGAGATTATTGATAGGATTGACCGTTGGCTATCTGCTTGTGAAGAAGAAAACTGGCTAGAAGAATACAACCAG GATGAGAACCGCTACAGCGCTGGAAGAGGAGGACATGTTAACTTAAAGCATGCTGAACGAGCTCGGGTTACAGTAAACAAGATTCCCT CAATGGTTGACAATCTCATCAAGAAGACGCTTTTATGGGAGGATCAAACACACAAGTCGTTTCTATATGATGGT GTTCGATTGGTATCCATACTTGAAGATTATAAACTGACAAGGAAACAACAAGAAGAGGAAAAGAAACGTTACAGG GATCAGAAGAAGATGCAGGATCTGTTATTAAACAGGAGGGAATCCATCTATGGATCAAAACCGAGTCCAAGAAGAAGCAACAGCATAAGAAAGGTCAATGGTTACAGCAGTGGGAATGTATCTATGCCTCCTACACCACGCAGAAACTCAGCAGGCACAGCAAATAGCGACGTTATGATGACACCAAGATCTTACTCaggtcatcatcatcatggcCAAAACGGATACTTCAAGGAAGTGAGAAAACTCTCAACAGCTCCTTTGAACTTTGTGGCTATACCGAAGGAAGATTCAGTCTCTACGTACACTTACTCTGAACCAGATTCACCGTTACATAACTGA